In Triticum aestivum cultivar Chinese Spring chromosome 5B, IWGSC CS RefSeq v2.1, whole genome shotgun sequence, the following proteins share a genomic window:
- the LOC123110558 gene encoding kinesin-like protein KIN-12F: MVRDLGAARRTPARPSASEAGNDENAPGDGSDAAAAALVGAAESRPPLLAIQPQASGLKRKPESPAPTPSKLPFRTPEKAAARSRFGWAPPRAEELPPRMGATTMTTPRAHRGKAVLAASSEGGSTHSTPTKSVSKPAYSVGLSGTRPVTSGGARGPGSGLGCSMAARGAPVSFGPATVVSSVEVPQFELREDPSFWMDNNVQVVIRVRPLNNSEKTLHGYNRCLKQESAQTITWIGQPETRFTFDHVACEGVNQEVLFRVAGLPMVENCMAGYNSCVFAYGQTGSGKTYTMLGEISDLEVRPSPERGMTPRIFEFLFARIRAEEESRRDEKLKYNCKCSFLEIYNEQITDLLDPSSTNLALREDIRNGVYVENLTELEVGCVNDIIKLLMQGSMNRKVAATNMNRESSRSHSVFTCIIESTWEKDSTTNLRFARLNLVDLAGSERQRTSGAEGERLKEAANINKSLSTLGLVIMSLVDLTNGKQRHVPYRDSRLTFLLQDSLGGNSKTMIIANVSPSLCSGNETLSTLKFAQRARLIQNNAVVNEDASGDVLALQHQIRLLKEELAVLKRHHVTRSLPFSTDICGRSGGDVDDGSDHMSVDEENNSDAQSIKSLEDLKFSNKQMRSLEETLAGALRRESMAESTIKQLEAEIEQLNRLVSQREEDTRCAKMTLKFREDKINRMEALVHNKLPAESYLLEDNKTLSREIELLRAKVDKNPEVTRFALENIRLSSQLKRYQQFCNEGEREVLLDEVSTIRNKVVQMLEGRMLTEQQNKLSSKFEDAEHRSSLASEPETLPKELKRACQELETCRSELQGCLESNKKLTREIADLHKELSTIKMTKREECQFEYGSNARAEVEDCCDEAFMDNTEDILNLQLELDILKAILAEERTVRGEVEERTTTLSDELKAANLRILQACKQSDAIESELNDARSVIEALESQQILLINELDELKKNNQKSFEILKRRGREISRLNTEIDNHRRQGLVASGEPKMQLLKCIENEDSPLQRKLKRMQASLEKANDLNTRYQRDQASDSSAEQEMDEVRRQVEVETTEVIMCLQEELMSLQQQLDASNKNELLAKQSLDELQLERKELNDRLFEVMKENESLSELTKEKEKKIQLLTSGRESLQDLISLQQQLDASNKNELLAKQSLAELQLERKQLNDRLLEVMEENERFTELTEGKEKKIQLLTNDWESLREELSSLQQQLDASNKYELLAKQSLEELQLERKELNDRLLEVMKENGSFSQLIEEKENKIQLLTNDWESLQEEFLSLQQQFDASNKNELLANQSLDELQLERKQLNDRLLEVTKEKESFSALSEEKEKEIQLLTHDWDKLAADIGSFLVEGNASLDEASDQVAFISESFSQRRWVEDQVQKMCQGISDREKLLEELQSRLKEVDDIKCDLDLKLRSLRGAMEAINEMHQHERNDQEKAIALLRSQVSEQGQVNQRLELLLDESIGTFVQKEVLEQSYVSSLRGMEEGIHQLKTQLDQSKIHIAHSLSQIKDKEQTFEKLKNEENTILLRMLSDVLKAKGIIHEFGVRFNTLESSFSVDPEEVVCQNSDLNLEDRDELKTFGALEAGEQCNADALCQLSKEMESAVYKLQTLQSQMAKLLQEKENVKECLLQSRRTVQDLNSEVLQLKSQMIDQQTRYEARVEELEIKMQGKDNDTATSLVSCHKEIEALESELSEAKVLAQQKSFEAFTLIAKFQDAQATIADADSTVKALVEANENAKLQAEKHKQKESSYIVEKNDLLNEVSSLKMMLDVKGQNYLDMEKKFESSLLEANEVALELEDGIRCLKNLLSENLEFVSSDVKWMKSKLRQFTELARTWLEENWLEIIGKDCAVSVLHLCHMGILLERITGLHAENGFLQRGICESNSLISTLRQHNDKAKNELEMCSVLKGKLLLDINHSFGRVAKKEHEATELSSRLDSFGKKILHLQAQEEAMLARSDSIYNELSVLTKEIDATNRSSLAAESKEKEELHNQLDEALFLNGMLKDTMLEVLSLPEVNSAIPAKDMKGCNEFELCSWFVNYHHDSIMINAIASDIEFIVLASEVEQEKIQLQAQNLMFTEVLEGLKTEATLWKVDQDLGSLAIYALHEENSHTRIDLENLKRNKDEVMESLLATREENSKLRYVVDSLESNINSLQTDLDGKAKALMELQCSHAALCKELELKAEVIELGISRENALRSENDLLKHEKLDILCRDQRMFHLVSNIDMEKLSFSFQAYLDQINTEVQRHIDEQLTTVMKFSNDLSLVQLSVEELSTHNSFLQSELARKDELAKGLSFDLSLLQESASVVKDQADQLIELTEAITLLEHEVASKSHDLDNLASGSQLLEAQLMKSNEKILVLEEQLASTVSELNAVSMENTELRSQLNHIEQIGYSMKEELAHKSNATERMEEELIELRNLLDERNSFLQNLQNNFSKLSDEKQYCDSQVLLLREKLEMAQAVAEESEAIATEARQIADERKTYAEEKDEEVKLLERSIEELESTIFALENQVGNIKDEAERQRIQREELEVELQRVRHQMSSVPSSGKVKSFGEDGMVDSTDSFRHSREIHTELLSAQQSIKILQKEVAEKESEIAQCKSHISELNLHAEAAAREYKQKFMELEAMAHQVTTDNPSTNACSMRPEKISSKPRGSGSPFKCIGLGFVQQVNSEKDEELSAAKQRIVELEGIAASRQREIFMLNAKLATTESMTHDVIRDMLGVKMNMTTWATLVDKQQKTSTKESVAYQTEESKESNELMKLKQQLDEFIEERQSWIDEINQRQSELGAARITVEQLRQKEHFMVAEVDLLKAENANYKTIIFNLEDEVKKLTRQQNLQLRINHHVKTKEENILLKKQNEELSAKLQQLGAIVTRTKEKLARYMVSDGKDPHEQIEEEELLRKKLEESEQDRSKLAENLSSLCTSVLKVAGVRNHESETSLLKAMEALNQLQCCISSLESEVEDLRIKCKLLREKARLNSLRSDSSSASSGANESSRSPSVCRSPSISSFR, translated from the exons ATGGTGCGGGATCTCGGCGCCGCCCGCCGCACACCGGCCAGGCCCTCCGCCTCGGAGGCCGGCAACGACGAGAACGCGCCGGGCGACGGCTCGGACGCCGCGGCCGCAGCGCTCGTCGGTGCCGCGGAGTCCCGCCCCCCTCTCCTCGCCATCCAGCCGCAGGCGTCCGGGCTGAAGCGGAAGCCGGAGTCGCCGGCGCCCACGCCCTCCAAGCTCCCGTTCCGGACCCCCGAGAAGGCCGCCGCGCGGAGCCGGTTCGGGTGGGCCCCGCCCCGCGCCGAGGAGCTGCCGCCGCGGATGGGCGCGACCACGATGACCACTCCGCGTGCGCATCGCGGTAAGGCCGTGCTGGCGGCCTCCTCCGAGGGTGGGTCCACGCACAGCACGCCCACGAAGAGCGTGTCAAAGCCGGCTTACAGCGTGGGGCTGAGCGGGACGAGGCCGGTGACGAGCGGTGGTGCCCGGGGCCCAGGATCGGGGTTGGGGTGCTCTATGGCCGCCAGGGGTGCGCCCGTGTCGTTTGGGCCGGCGACCGTGGTGAGTTCTGTGGAGGTGCCCCAGTTCGAACTACGGGAAGATCCCTCCTTCTGGATGGACAATAACGTGCAG GTTGTTATCCGTGTCCGCCCTCTAAATAACTCGGAGAAAACTCTGCATGGTTATAATCGGTGTTTGAAACAAGAAAGTGCCCAGACTATCACATGGATTGGTCAGCCAGAAACCCGTTTTACATTTGACCATGTTGCCTGTGAAGGAGTGAACCAG GAAGTACTTTTCCGTGTTGCTGGCTTACCAATGGTTGAGAACTGTATGGCTGGATACAACAGCTGCGTCTTTGCATATGGGCAG ACTGGAAGTGGAAAGACATACACGATGCTTGGCGAAATTAGTGATCTGGAAGTGAGGCCTAGTCCAGAACGTGGAATGACACCACGTATTTTCGAGTTCCTGTTTGCGAGAATTAGAGCG GAGGAAGAGAGCAGGAGGGACGAAAAGCTCAAGTACAACTGCAAGTGTTCTTTTCTTGAGATTTACAATGAACAAATTACAGATCTTCTTGACCCTTCATCCACAAATCTTGCA CTCCGAGAAGATATAAGGAATGGAGTATACGTAGAAAATCTGACTGAACTTGAAGTTGGCTGTGTCAATGATATCATTAAACTTTTGATGCAG GGCTCTATGAATAGGAAAGTGGCTGCTACAAATATGAACCGTGAGAGTAGCCGCTCCCACAGTGTGTTCACGTGTATTATCGAGAGTACGTGGGAGAAAGATTCTACAACTAACTTACGGTTTGCAAGACTGAACCTAGTTGATCTTGCTGGGTCAGAAAG GCAGAGAACATCTGGTGCTGAAGGTGAGCGGCTGAAGGAAGCTGCTAATATTAACAAATCGTTATCAACACTGGG TCTTGTGATAATGAGTCTAGTTGATCTTACAAATGGGAAGCAAAGGCATGTTCCTTATAGAGACTCAAGATTAACGTTTCTTCTCCAG GATTCTCTTGGTGGAAACTCCAAGACCATGATCATCGCAAATGTCAGCCCTTCATTGTG TTCTGGCAATGAAACACTCAGTACCCTCAAGTTTGCTCAGCGTGCAAGGCTCATTCAAAACAAT GCTGTTGTGAATGAAGACGCTTCAGGAGATGTTCTAGCTTTGCAGCATCAAATTCGTCTCCTAAAG GAGGAGCTAGCTGTCCTCAAGCGTCACCATGTCACTAGATCTTTACCATTCAGTACTGATATTTGCGGAAGATCTGGAGGTGATGTTGATGATGGCAGTGATCACATGAGTGTGGATGAGGAAAATAACAGTGACGCCCAAAGCATAAAGTCTTTGGAAgatttaaaattttcaaataagCAG ATGAGATCACTGGAAGAAACACTAGCAGGAGCTTTGAGAAGAGAATCAATGGCAGAGTCCACTATAAAGCAACTTGAAGCTGAAATTGAGCAGTTGAACCGATTG GTTTCTCAAAGAGAGGAGGATACAAGGTGTGCTAAGATGACATTGAAATTTCGAGAAGATAAGATTAACAGGATGGAGGCTCTTGTTCATAACAAATTGCCAGCAGAATCATATCTACTTGAAGACAACAAAACTTTGTCACGAGAAATAGAGTTGCTTCGTGCAAAAGTGGACAAAAATCCAGAAGTAACCCGTTTTGCACTAGAAAATATCCGTTTATCAAGCCAACTCAAGAG GTATCAGCAGTTCTGTaacgaaggggagagggaggttcTGTTGGATGAAGTTTCCACCATTCGAAATAAG GTCGTGCAAATGCTTGAGGGGAGGATGTTAACTGAGCAGCAAAATAAACTTTCATCCAAGTTTGAG GACGCAGAACATCGCTCTAGTTTAGCAAGTGAGCCTGAAACTTTGCCTAAGGAG TTGAAAAGAGCTTGTCAAGAACTGGAAACTTGCAGAAGTGAGCTACAAGGTTGCTTGGAATCAAATAAAAAACTAACTAG GGAAATAGCTGATCTGCACAAAGAATTGAGTACCATCAAAATGACAAAGAGGGAGGAATGCCAATTTGAG TATGGTTCTAATGCACGTGCAGAAGTGGAAGATTGTTGTGATGAGGCTTTCATGGACAACACAGAAGATATATTAAACCTGCAGCTGGAGTTGGACATACTTAAAGCAATTCTTGCAGAAGAGAGGACAGTCCGTGGAGAGGTTGAGGAAAGAACTACTACCTTAAGTGATGAGCTGAAAGCAGCAAATTTACGTATCCTTCAAGCTTGCAAGCAGAGTGATGCCATAGAAAGCGAACTGAATGATGCAAGATCTGTTATTGAAGCTCTTGAGTCGCAGCAGATTTTGTTGATAAATGAACTAGACGAGTTGAAAAAGAATAATCAGAAAAGCTTTGAGATTCTAAAAAGGAGGGGCAGAGAAATCTCAAGATTAAATACTGAGATTGACAACCACCGTAGACAGGGCCTGGTGGCTAGTGGAGAACCCAAAATGCAACTTTTGAAGTGTATTGAAAATGAAGATTCACCTCTGCAGAGAAAGCTGAAAAGGATGCAAGCTTCACTTGAGAAGGCAAATGACTTAAATACAAGGTACCAAAGAGATCAGGCGTCTGATAGTTCTGCTGAGCAAGAAATGGATGAGGTCCGTAGACAGGTTGAAGTTGAAACAACTGAGGTGATTATGTGCTTACAAGAAGAGCTTATGTCGCTCCAACAACAGTTAGATGCTAGTAACAAAAATGAATTGTTGGCCAAACAAAGCCTAGATGAGCTTCAACTGGAAAGGAAAGAGTTGAATGACAGGCTATTTGAGgtgatgaaagagaatgaaagcCTTTCTGAACTAActaaggaaaaagaaaagaaaattcagCTTTTGACCAGTGGCCGGGAGAGCTTACAAGATCTCATATCGCTCCAACAACAGTTGGATGCTAGTAACAAAAATGAGTTGTTGGCCAAACAAAGCTTAGCCGAGCTCCAACTGGAAAGGAAGCAGTTGAATGATAGGCTACTTGAGGTGATGGAAGAAAATGAAAGATTTACTGAACTAACTgagggaaaagaaaagaaaattcagCTGTTGACCAATGACTGGGAGAGCTTACGTGAAGAGCTTTCATCTCTCCAACAACAGCTAGATGCTAGTAACAAATACGAGTTATTGGCCAAACAAAGCCTGGAGGAGCTTCAACTGGAAAGGAAAGAGTTGAATGACAGGCTACTTGAGGTGATGAAAGAGAATGGAAGCTTTTCTCAACTAAttgaggaaaaagaaaataaaattcagCTTTTGACCAATGATTGGGAGAGCTTACAAGAAGAGTTTCTATCGCTCCAACAACAGTTCGATGCTAGTAACAAGAATGAGTTGTTGGCCAACCAAAGCTTAGATGAGCTTCAACTGGAAAGGAAACAGTTGAATGATAGGCTACTTGAGGTGACGAAAGAGAAAGAAAGTTTTTCTGCACTATctgaggaaaaagaaaaggaaattcaGCTCCTGACCCATGACTGGGACAAATTGGCTGCTGACATTGGAAGCTTTCTCGTTGAGGGAAATGCTTCTCTTGATGAAGCTTCTGACCAGGTTGCCTTTATTTCGGAGTCCTTTTCTCAAAGAAGATGGGTTGAGGATCAAGTCCAGAAGATGTGTCAGGGTATATCTGACAGAGAGAAGTTACTCGAAGAGCTCCAAAGCCGGTTGAAAGAGGTAGATGATATAAAATGCGATTTGGACCTGAAGTTAAGGTCCTTAAGAGGAGCAATGGAGGCAATAAATGAGATGCATCAACATGAAAGGAATGATCAAGAAAAAGCTATTGCTCTTTTAAGATCTCAAGTATCTGAACAAGGACAGGTGAACCAGAGACTAGAGCTTTTGTTGGATGAATCCATTGGAACATTTGTGCAGAAGGAGGTTCTTGAACAAAGCTATGTATCATCACTGAGGGGGATGGAAGAAGGGATTCATCAGCTCAAGACTCAATTAGACCAGTCAAAGATACATATAGCTCATTCATTGAGTCAGATCAAGGACAAGGAGCAGACATTTGAGAAGCTAAAAAATGAAGAAAATACCATTCTGTTAAGAATGTTATCAGATGTTCTGAAGGCAAAGGGTATTATACATGAGTTTGGTGTTCGATTCAATACATTGGAGTCAAGCTTTTCTGTGGACCCTGAAGAAGTTGTTTGCCAAAATTCAGACTTGAATTTGGAGGATCGG GATGAACTTAAAACATTCGGAGCCCTTGAAGCTGGAGAGCAGTGCAATGCTGACGCCCTTTGCCAACTTAGTAAGGAGATGGAGTCTGCAGTTTATAAATTACAGACGCTGCAGTCTCAGATGGCCAAGCTTCTGCAAGAAAAGGAAAATGTGAAAGAATGCCTTCTCCAGAGTCGAAGAACTGTCCAAGATCTAAATTCTGAGGTCCTTCAATTGAAGTCACAGATGATTGATCAACAGACGCGCTATGAAGCTCGAGTGGAAGAACTGGAAATAAAGATGCAGGGAAAGGACAATGACACTGCAACATCACTTGTTTCATGCCATAAAGAGATAGAG GCACTTGAATCTGAGCTCTCAGAGGCCAAAGTTCTTGCACAGCAGAAATCATTTGAGGCTTTTACTCTTATAGCCAAGTTTCAAGATGCGCAGGCAACTATAGCTGATGCAGACTCTACAGTCAAGGCACTGGTGGAAGCGAATGAAAATGCAAAACTCCAAGCAGAGAAGCACAAACAAAAGGAATCTTCTTATATTGTTGAAAAGAATGACTTGCTAAATGAGGTCAGTAGTTTGAAGATGATGCTGGATGTGAAGGGACAAAATTACCTGGATATGGAAAAGAAATTTGAATCAAGCCTGCTTGAAGCAAATGAGGTAGCTCTTGAACTGGAAGATGGCATCagatgtctgaagaatttgctatcGGAGAACCTTGAGTTTGTTTCTTCAGATGTTAAATGGATGAAGTCAAAACTTCGGCAGTTCACAGAGTTGGCAAGAACTTGGTTGGAGGAGAACTGGTTAGAGATAATTGGAAAAGATTGTGCTGTGTCTGTGTTGCACCTCTGTCATATGGGGATTTTGTTGGAGAGAATTACTGGGCTGCATGCTGAAAATGGTTTCCTTCAGCGCGGGATCTGCGAATCTAATTCTTTGATATCTACGCTGAGACAGCACAATGATAAAGCAAAAAATGAACTGGAGATGTGTAGTGTTCTCAAAGGAAAATTACTACTTGACATTAACCACAGTTTTGGTCGTGTTGCAAAGAAGGAACACGAAGCAACTGAACTGAGCTCAAGACTGGATTCTTTCGGGAAGAAAATTCTGCATTTGCAAGCACAAGAAGAAGCAATGTTGGCACGGTCAGATTCCATTTATAACGAGCTATCTGTGTTGACTAAAGAGATTGATGCTACCAACAGGAGTTCTTTGGCGGCTGAATCCAAAGAAAAGGAAGAGCTGCACAACCAATTGGATGAGGCGTTGTTTCTCAATGGAATGTTGAAGGACACAATGCTTGAGGTTCTGAGTCTGCCTGAAGTGAACAGTGCTATACCTGCAAAGGATATGAAAGGGTGTAATGAATTTGAGTTGTGCAGTTGGTTTGTAAACTACCACCATGATTCGATCAtgatcaatgcaattgcaagtgaTATTGAATTTATTGTTTTGGCTTCAGAAGTGGAGCAAGAAAAAATACAACTGCAAGCACAAAATCTTATGTTTACCGAAGTACTTGAAGGATTGAAGACAGAAGCAACTCTGTGGAAAGTTGACCAGGATTTGGGTAGTCTTGCAATTTATGCTTTACATGAGGAGAACAGTCATACAAGGATTGATTTGGAGAACCTAAAGCGGAACAAGGATGAAGTTATGGAAAGCCTACTTGCAACGCGTGAGGAAAATTCAAAACTTCGATATGTAGTTGATTCCTTGGAGTCCAACATCAATTCCCTGCAAACAGATCTAGATGGGAAAGCCAAAGCTCTAATGGAGTTGCAATGCTCCCATGCAGCCTTATGTAAAGAGCTCGAGTTGAAAGCTGAGGTCATTGAACTTGGAATTTCAAGAGAAAATGCTTTGAGGTCCGAGAATGATTTACTGAAACATGAAAAGCTGGATATTCTGTGCAGGGACCAGAGGATGTTTCATTTGGTATCTAATATTGATATGGAGAAGTTATCATTCTCCTTCCAAGCATATTTGGATCAGATTAACACAGAAGTCCAAAGACACATTGATGAGCAATTGACCACAGTGATGAAGTTCTCCAATGACTTAAGCTTGGTTCAATTGTCTGTTGAGGAGTTGAGCACCCATAATTCCTTTTTACAGTCTGAATTAGCAAGGAAAGATGAATTGGCAAAGGGCTTATCATTTGATCTTAGCCTATTACAGGAGTCAGCGTCGGTTGTAAAAGATCAAGCAGATCAACTTATTGAGTTGACTGAAGCAATCACCTTATTAGAACATGAGGTTGCTTCTAAATCACATGATCTTGATAATCTTGCTTCTGGAAGCCAACTACTAGAAGCTCAACTCATGAAGAGTAATGAAAAGATTTTGGTGCTAGAGGAGCAGCTAGCAAGTACAGTTAGTGAACTAAATGCAGTTTCTATGGAAAACACTGAGTTGAGATCTCAGCTCAATCATATTGAACAGATCGGTTACTCTATGAAAGAGGAATTAGCCCATAAAAGTAATGCCACTGAAAGAATGGAAGAAGAGTTGATTGAGCTGAGAAATTTACTTGATGAAAGGAACAGCTTCCTTCAAAATTTACAAAATAACTTCTCCAAGCTCTCGGATGAGAAGCAATACTGTGACTCTCAGGTGCTTCTCTTGAGAGAGAAGCTGGAGATGGCTCAGGCAGTGGCAGAAGAAAGTGAAGCAATTGCTACGGAGGCCCGACAG ATAGCAGATGAAAGGAAGACATATGCTGAAGAGAAGGATGAAGAAGTCAAGCTATTGGAGAGGTCAATTGAGGAGCTCGAGAGTACCATATTTGCTCTGGAGAACCAG GTGGGCAACATCAAGGATGAAGCGGAACGACAGAGAATACAGAGAGAAGAATTAGAAGTGGAGCTGCAGAGAGTCAGGCACCAAATGTCATCTGTACCATCATCTGGGAAAGTAAAGAGCTTTGGGGAAGATGGAATGGttgattcaactgactcattcag ACACTCGAGAGAGATACATACCGAGCTACTAAGTGCTCAGCAGAGTATCAAAATACTTCAAAAGGAGGTAGCTGAAAAGGAATCAGAG ATTGCTCAATGCAAGTCACACATATCGGAGCTAAACTTACATGCTGAGGCAGCAGCACGTGAATATAAGCAGAAG TTCATGGAGCTAGAGGCTATGGCACATCAGGTTACTACTGACAATCCATCAACAAATGCTTGCTCCATGAGACCGGAGAAGATTAGCTCGAAACCTCGAGGTTCAGGCTCCCCATTTAAATGTATTGGATTGGGCTTTGTACAACAAGTGAATTCTGAGAAAGACGAAGAACTAAGTGCTGCAAAGCAACGTATTGTGGAACTCGAGGGCATAGCAGCTAGTCGACAAAGGGAG ATATTCATGTTGAATGCGAAATTAGCTACCACAGAAAGTATGACACATGATGTGATTCGTGATATGTTGGGGGTTAAGATGAACATGACAACTTGGGCG ACACTAGTTGACAAACAGCAAAAGACAAGCACAAAAGAGTCAGTTGCTTATCAAACTGAAGAATCTAAAGAG TCCAATGAGCTGATGAAGTTGAAGCAGCAGCTTGATGAATTCATTGAAGAGAGACAGAG TTGGATTGATGAAATCAACCAAAGACAATCAGAACTTGGAGCTGCCCGTATTACTGTAGAGCAATTACGGCAAAAGGAACATTTTATGGTAGCTGAAGTTGACTTGCTGAAG GCTGAGAATGCAAACTACAAAACGATCATTTTTAATCTTGAAGATGAAGTAAAGAAGCTTACCAGACAACAGAATCTCCAGCTACGAATTAATCACCATGTCAAAACTAAG GAAGAGAATATCCTTCTGAAAAAGCAGAATGAAGAACTAAGTGCAAAGCTGCAGCAGCTAGGGGCCATTGTTACCCGCACAAAAGAAAAGCTTGCCCGCTACATGGTCTCGGATGGAAAAGATCCACATGAGCAGATTGAAGAGGAAGAGCTTTTGAGGAAGAAATTAGAG GAAAGTGAACAAGATAGAAGCAAACTCGCAGAAAATCTATCGAGTTTGTGTACCAGTGTTCTGAAG GTAGCTGGAGTTAGAAACCATGAGTCTGAAACGAGTCTTCTGAAAGCAATGGAAGCCCTAAATCAACTCCAGTGCTGCATTTCTTCCTTGGAGAGTGAGGTTGAAGATCTTCGAATAAAG TGCAAACTACTGCGTGAAAAAGCTCGACTAAACAGTCTCCGGAGCGACTCGTCCTCCGCGAGCTCGGGGGCGAATGAGAGCTCCAGATCGCCAAGCGTGTGCAGATCTCCGAGCATTTCGTCTTTCCGATGA